In Bdellovibrio sp. ArHS, the following are encoded in one genomic region:
- the map gene encoding type I methionyl aminopeptidase, with translation MGIKPLSLEEIKKMTRACRIAADTLTYLDKYIKAGMTTNEIDELANDFMLSKGAKSACLGYHGYPKYTCTSINEVVCHGVPDETVLKDGDIINVDVTAWIDGFFGDTSKMYAIGNVSEDAKDLIETARMARDIGIEMIKPGGFTGDIGFETNKLVTRKGYTTVKEIGGHGVGRTFHDEPFVPSFGKKGKGERLVPFHCITVEPMVNQGTDELIEFDITGSSIKYYHTADGLLSAQFEHTVLVTDTGFEILTLP, from the coding sequence ATTGCTGCGGATACTTTGACGTATCTCGATAAGTACATCAAGGCGGGGATGACCACGAATGAAATCGATGAGCTTGCCAACGATTTCATGCTCAGCAAAGGGGCCAAGTCTGCTTGTCTTGGTTATCATGGCTATCCTAAATACACCTGCACCTCTATCAATGAAGTTGTCTGTCACGGGGTTCCCGATGAAACCGTTCTCAAGGACGGGGATATTATCAACGTGGATGTGACGGCCTGGATTGATGGTTTCTTCGGTGACACGTCTAAGATGTATGCCATCGGAAACGTCTCCGAGGATGCCAAGGACTTGATTGAAACTGCCCGCATGGCCCGCGACATTGGCATTGAAATGATCAAGCCAGGTGGCTTTACTGGCGATATTGGTTTTGAAACGAATAAGCTTGTGACCCGCAAAGGCTATACAACCGTCAAAGAGATCGGCGGTCATGGTGTCGGCCGGACCTTCCACGACGAGCCTTTTGTTCCCTCTTTCGGTAAAAAGGGGAAGGGCGAACGCCTGGTCCCCTTCCACTGTATCACTGTCGAGCCCATGGTTAACCAAGGTACAGATGAGCTTATCGAGTTTGATATTACCGGCTCTTCGATTAAATATTATCATACCGCAGATGGTCTATTATCCGCACAGTTTGAACATACCGTTCTTGTGACGGATACTGGGTTCGAAATTTTAACCTTACCCTAA